From the genome of Chania multitudinisentens RB-25, one region includes:
- a CDS encoding UTRA domain-containing protein: MSEVEATTTVSAICQALLKQIDDGNFSTTGRLPAERLLCEQFSTTRITLREALSQIEAQGIIYREVRKGWFISPPRIIYNPLQRSHFHQMAREQGRAAQTVVLDACQMEASSAIGEKLLLPAKSQVFRIRRLRYLDGRAVLYVEHYLNPEFFPGILETDLTQSLTDLYADRYGIRYGRVRFDVLPTLLPKRAASALKIADNSPTLFITRINRDRLERVIDCDLEFWRYDALHIDVETG; this comes from the coding sequence ATGAGCGAAGTTGAAGCTACCACCACCGTTTCGGCCATCTGTCAGGCGCTGTTAAAACAAATTGATGACGGGAATTTTTCAACCACTGGGCGCTTGCCGGCAGAACGCCTGCTCTGCGAGCAGTTTTCTACGACACGCATTACGCTGCGTGAAGCTCTTAGCCAAATAGAAGCGCAGGGAATTATTTACCGTGAAGTGCGAAAAGGATGGTTTATCTCCCCACCGCGTATAATCTACAATCCGCTCCAACGTAGCCACTTCCATCAGATGGCCCGAGAACAAGGGCGAGCAGCACAGACTGTGGTGCTGGATGCCTGCCAGATGGAGGCAAGCTCAGCAATAGGTGAAAAACTGTTACTCCCCGCTAAAAGCCAGGTATTTCGCATCCGTCGTTTGAGATATCTTGACGGCCGTGCGGTGTTATATGTTGAGCACTACCTTAATCCTGAATTTTTCCCCGGCATTCTTGAAACCGATCTCACGCAATCTCTGACGGATCTCTATGCCGATCGTTACGGTATCCGTTATGGCCGTGTACGCTTTGATGTTTTGCCGACACTGCTGCCAAAGCGAGCTGCATCAGCGTTGAAAATAGCCGATAACAGCCCGACTCTTTTTATTACACGTATCAATCGGGATCGGTTGGAGCGGGTGATCGATTGTGATTTGGAATTCTGGCGATATGATGCGTTGCACATTGATGTTGAGACAGGTTAA
- a CDS encoding ABC transporter permease — MKVKWFAVLALLPFMVFFFAFQIAPLIWIAVASFNSEMSGWGLQNYIDIFTSSFYLQAIRLSLDISFWSSFYGLCIAIIGSYSLRQLASIRLHDVVLSFTNMTSNFAGVPLAFAFVILLGLNGSLTLLLRHYGVIDGFNLYSRNGLILLYTYFQIPLGVLLLYPAFDSLREDWRESAALMGAGHWHYWRYIGLPVLSPALIGTFVILLANALGAYATVYALTTGNFNVVPVRISALVAGDISLDPQLASALAMLLVVLMAGITLVHQWLLRKSYLNVRH, encoded by the coding sequence ATGAAAGTTAAGTGGTTTGCCGTATTGGCGTTACTACCTTTCATGGTGTTTTTTTTCGCTTTTCAGATAGCCCCGCTGATTTGGATTGCTGTAGCGAGTTTTAATAGTGAAATGAGCGGCTGGGGATTGCAAAACTACATTGATATCTTTACGTCGAGTTTCTATTTGCAAGCGATTCGTCTGTCGCTCGACATTTCATTCTGGTCAAGTTTTTATGGGTTGTGCATTGCCATCATCGGCAGCTATTCCTTGCGACAGTTGGCTTCAATCCGATTGCATGATGTTGTGCTCTCTTTTACTAACATGACCAGTAATTTTGCCGGCGTACCATTGGCGTTCGCTTTCGTCATTCTGCTGGGCTTGAACGGTAGCCTGACGTTGCTGTTGCGTCACTATGGCGTGATAGACGGTTTCAACCTTTATTCGCGTAATGGGTTGATTTTGCTCTACACCTATTTCCAGATCCCGCTGGGAGTCCTGTTGCTCTATCCAGCTTTTGATAGCTTGCGAGAGGACTGGCGAGAATCCGCTGCCTTGATGGGAGCCGGGCATTGGCATTACTGGCGCTATATTGGCCTGCCAGTGCTGTCGCCGGCACTGATCGGTACCTTCGTGATTTTACTGGCGAATGCATTGGGGGCCTATGCCACGGTATATGCCCTCACCACCGGGAATTTCAACGTTGTACCGGTGCGCATATCCGCCCTGGTGGCGGGTGATATCTCTCTTGATCCCCAGCTTGCCAGCGCACTGGCAATGTTACTGGTAGTGCTGATGGCGGGCATTACCTTGGTACATCAATGGCTACTGCGTAAGAGCTACCTCAATGTTCGGCACTAA
- a CDS encoding DUF4303 domain-containing protein — MTMDWKAFKACLFESARAKLDALLSEGIEPLYAAVFFASYREQEAIISLPSLATNNLAMLDQDHPKHQQRADEGFWSLKWNPSNWHWSWDPDDYGGENLASYEAMLETFANRGTVAQWDKAEEQFITTVAQVAVALYKHFAKDPRVNKDFVVFFHDESRGPELARKCMSPRLFLHHFPEQDATQQERLRVAALPLSEQAAYYVQRLGCYENIDGEEAEKWLIACGAPAIPALLGSLHKKNDAWKVAMILGLIGEKNAEVITALRDLLLTAKDISTSRWCASALGYLEDIDWLLAQCHTPKALDLAVEGCCANFSAFRNRSAKTLCLNYTLLERLFGLYPQSHALAEETLRPGSSYCDIGAADIPEALRGLASPHAVIRRHATCVLNNRSLGESLNSATIAHILAALAPLAGQDSDETVRYLAGLTLKSMKKWRITR, encoded by the coding sequence ATGACAATGGATTGGAAAGCCTTCAAAGCATGCCTTTTCGAATCGGCAAGGGCGAAGCTTGACGCCTTGCTGTCTGAGGGTATTGAACCGCTCTACGCAGCCGTATTCTTTGCCAGTTATCGCGAACAGGAGGCCATCATCAGCCTTCCTTCGCTGGCGACGAACAACCTGGCGATGCTGGACCAAGATCACCCGAAACACCAACAGCGTGCTGACGAAGGTTTCTGGAGCCTCAAATGGAACCCCAGTAATTGGCATTGGAGCTGGGATCCCGATGATTATGGCGGTGAGAACCTGGCTTCATACGAAGCCATGCTGGAAACTTTCGCCAATCGCGGCACTGTCGCCCAGTGGGACAAGGCCGAAGAACAATTCATCACCACCGTGGCGCAGGTGGCCGTGGCTTTGTACAAACACTTTGCCAAGGACCCACGGGTAAACAAGGATTTCGTAGTATTTTTTCATGACGAAAGCAGAGGCCCCGAGCTGGCCAGAAAATGCATGTCACCTCGTCTATTCCTACACCACTTTCCCGAGCAGGACGCAACGCAACAGGAACGTCTGCGTGTTGCCGCGTTACCGCTTTCAGAACAGGCAGCCTATTATGTGCAACGTCTGGGATGCTACGAGAATATTGATGGTGAAGAAGCCGAAAAGTGGCTGATTGCCTGCGGTGCCCCTGCGATCCCTGCCCTACTCGGCTCACTGCATAAAAAGAATGATGCCTGGAAAGTGGCCATGATCCTTGGGCTGATCGGTGAGAAAAATGCTGAAGTTATCACAGCATTACGCGATCTGCTCCTGACGGCTAAAGACATCAGTACTTCACGCTGGTGTGCTTCCGCACTGGGGTATCTGGAAGATATTGACTGGCTTCTGGCGCAGTGCCATACGCCAAAAGCACTGGATCTCGCTGTAGAAGGCTGTTGCGCTAATTTCAGCGCATTTCGCAATAGAAGTGCCAAAACACTCTGCCTGAACTACACATTGCTGGAACGTTTGTTTGGACTTTACCCACAAAGTCATGCACTGGCAGAAGAAACTTTAAGACCTGGTTCCAGCTACTGTGATATTGGCGCAGCGGATATACCCGAAGCGCTTCGAGGTCTGGCCTCACCTCATGCCGTTATCCGCCGCCATGCGACATGTGTGCTGAATAACCGTTCTCTTGGCGAATCGCTAAACTCTGCCACTATTGCACATATTCTTGCTGCACTGGCTCCCCTTGCCGGGCAGGATAGCGATGAAACCGTTCGTTATCTGGCAGGATTGACGTTGAAATCGATGAAAAAGTGGCGAATAACTCGATGA
- a CDS encoding ArsR/SmtB family transcription factor, whose amino-acid sequence MSNINEDDRVFKALSNRTRRLLLDQLKDKPLTTGALCALFPEMDRCTTMMHLKVLEDAGLVIARREGRERWNHLNALPIKAIHDRWIGEYATHAVAMLGKLKSALEET is encoded by the coding sequence ATGTCAAATATAAACGAAGACGATCGGGTATTCAAAGCGCTATCTAACCGGACGCGTCGTCTCCTGTTGGATCAGCTCAAAGATAAACCCTTAACAACGGGGGCGTTATGTGCACTTTTTCCAGAAATGGATCGGTGTACCACAATGATGCACCTCAAAGTACTTGAAGACGCGGGCTTGGTTATTGCCAGGCGGGAGGGGCGTGAACGTTGGAATCATCTCAATGCGTTGCCAATCAAAGCGATTCATGATCGGTGGATTGGTGAATATGCAACCCATGCAGTGGCGATGTTAGGCAAGTTAAAATCTGCCCTTGAAGAAACGTGA
- a CDS encoding SRPBCC domain-containing protein: MTFDFQVSARMSKPVAEVYQAVVNPKQLSAYFTTIGGASHPLVAGTTVLWWNQTPVEVIEVVENARIVLRWNPDSSTGNQPYKTLIDMLFIPLDDGGTLVKIGETGWEQSDAGQKASYVNCEGWTQMLCSMKAWLEYGINLRSGYFQSEMQGKPASQINHSTN, encoded by the coding sequence ATGACATTCGATTTTCAGGTATCGGCTCGCATGAGTAAGCCGGTTGCTGAGGTCTATCAGGCCGTCGTCAATCCCAAACAACTCAGTGCCTATTTCACGACGATTGGGGGAGCAAGCCACCCACTGGTTGCTGGAACCACGGTTCTGTGGTGGAACCAAACCCCCGTTGAGGTTATTGAGGTGGTTGAAAATGCACGTATTGTGCTGCGTTGGAATCCCGACTCATCAACAGGCAACCAGCCTTACAAAACCTTGATCGACATGCTTTTTATCCCGCTTGATGATGGCGGTACTCTCGTCAAAATTGGTGAAACAGGTTGGGAACAGAGCGATGCCGGGCAAAAAGCCTCGTATGTCAATTGTGAAGGTTGGACTCAGATGTTGTGTTCAATGAAAGCGTGGCTGGAGTATGGCATCAATCTCAGATCGGGATATTTTCAGAGTGAAATGCAGGGAAAACCGGCCAGCCAGATTAATCACTCTACTAACTGA
- a CDS encoding alkaline phosphatase family protein, producing MNKVILVILDGLNYQVAHDAMGYLQAHCAQDEGRLYRLECELPSLSRPLYECILTGITPVKSGIVHNQVSRLSHQQSVFHYARAAGLKTAAAAYYWISELYNITPFEAARDRHTDNQTLAIQHAHFYYDDSYPDSHLFDDAESLRLRHDPAFLLIHPMNIDDAGHKYGLSSSQYRNQARRVDGILSNYLSGWLTAGYQVLVTADHGMNDDHSHGGVLAEECQIPLFVFGSKFSFLDAAPQQIELCGTVCQLLNVSHDKPICQALLV from the coding sequence ATGAATAAAGTCATTTTAGTGATCCTGGATGGCCTGAATTATCAGGTTGCCCACGATGCAATGGGGTATTTGCAGGCGCATTGTGCACAGGATGAAGGACGACTTTACCGCTTGGAGTGTGAATTGCCTTCTCTCTCGCGGCCATTGTATGAATGCATTCTTACCGGCATTACGCCGGTAAAAAGTGGCATCGTACACAATCAAGTTTCCCGCCTTTCTCATCAGCAAAGCGTGTTCCACTATGCCCGAGCCGCTGGGCTCAAGACGGCAGCCGCAGCCTATTACTGGATCAGTGAGCTGTATAACATCACGCCCTTTGAGGCCGCCCGTGATCGCCATACGGATAATCAAACCTTAGCCATTCAGCACGCACATTTTTACTACGATGACAGTTATCCAGATTCTCACCTGTTTGATGATGCGGAAAGTTTACGGCTTCGCCATGATCCGGCTTTTTTACTCATACACCCAATGAATATTGATGATGCTGGGCATAAATACGGCCTTTCTTCCTCCCAGTACCGCAATCAAGCACGCCGCGTTGACGGTATTTTGTCAAATTACCTCTCCGGTTGGTTAACGGCGGGTTATCAGGTGTTGGTAACCGCCGATCACGGCATGAATGATGACCATAGCCATGGCGGGGTGCTGGCAGAAGAGTGCCAGATCCCCTTGTTTGTGTTCGGCAGTAAATTCAGTTTTCTGGACGCGGCTCCACAGCAGATAGAGTTATGCGGAACAGTCTGCCAGTTATTGAATGTGTCTCATGATAAGCCGATCTGTCAGGCATTACTGGTGTAA
- a CDS encoding ABC transporter permease — protein sequence MTYIGKIYHRSVVYLLLAILLLPLLATLGYALATRWGTTILPEGLTLKWIMALWSDPRFLSALGHSLLVCFGALLLSIALILPLMFVIAYYFPRLDALMNILILLPFSVPPVVSVVGLMQLYSDGPLALTGTPWILIGCYFTIALPFIYRAIANNMQAIHLRDLMDSAHLLGASTWKAALIVVLPNLRKGGMIAVLLSFSFLIGEFVFANLLVGNRYETLQVYLFNMRGGSGHFTSALVISYFAVVLLFTWVANLLNKSKE from the coding sequence ATGACATACATTGGAAAAATTTATCATCGGTCAGTGGTTTATTTATTGCTGGCAATCTTGCTCCTGCCACTATTGGCGACCCTGGGCTATGCGCTGGCGACCCGCTGGGGAACGACGATCCTGCCTGAGGGTTTGACGCTGAAATGGATTATGGCATTGTGGAGCGACCCACGCTTTTTATCAGCCTTGGGCCATTCGTTATTGGTCTGTTTTGGTGCGTTGCTGCTTTCCATTGCGCTGATCCTGCCGCTCATGTTTGTGATTGCCTACTATTTCCCCAGGCTGGATGCATTGATGAATATACTTATTTTATTGCCTTTCTCTGTTCCCCCCGTGGTTTCTGTTGTGGGGCTGATGCAACTGTATTCCGATGGGCCACTGGCGCTGACGGGAACACCCTGGATCCTGATAGGGTGCTATTTCACTATCGCCTTACCCTTTATTTACCGGGCTATCGCTAACAACATGCAGGCCATCCATTTGCGTGACCTGATGGATTCAGCCCATTTATTGGGCGCAAGTACCTGGAAAGCTGCGCTGATAGTGGTGTTACCCAATTTGCGTAAAGGCGGCATGATCGCCGTACTGCTGTCATTTTCTTTTCTGATTGGCGAATTTGTGTTTGCCAATCTGCTGGTGGGTAACCGTTATGAAACTTTACAGGTGTATCTGTTTAATATGCGTGGCGGAAGTGGCCACTTTACCAGTGCGCTGGTGATTTCATATTTTGCCGTTGTACTGTTATTCACCTGGGTAGCCAATCTGCTGAATAAATCTAAGGAGTAG
- a CDS encoding LysR family transcriptional regulator: MARLDVNRSGELEVFVRVIELGGFSAAARACGLTPSAVSKLVARLEQRLGTRLVNRSTRQLKLTPEGCTYYERGVRILADLDEAERCVSEHAIPRGRLRVNANVPFGHHFLLPLVPEFLARYPDVKLDIMLTDEVIDILEERTDIAVRAGPLKSSNLLARKLGQTQMMIVGAPDYLARYGTPTTPEDLQQHNRLGANYVRAQPGWPLRHANEEIVLPISGNAQVSDGEALHRLALAGLGLARLAAFQVREDIAAGRLLPVLEHCNPGDIEEIHAVYVGQGGYMPLRVRAFLDFFAERVDIRIRDK, from the coding sequence ATGGCCCGCCTCGACGTTAACCGCTCCGGCGAACTTGAAGTGTTTGTGCGCGTTATTGAACTGGGTGGTTTTTCTGCCGCCGCTCGAGCCTGTGGCCTCACTCCTTCGGCGGTGAGTAAGTTGGTCGCACGTTTAGAGCAGCGTTTGGGAACGCGGCTAGTGAACCGCTCAACTCGGCAACTGAAACTCACCCCCGAAGGTTGTACCTATTACGAGCGCGGAGTGCGTATTCTGGCCGATCTGGACGAGGCAGAGCGCTGTGTCAGTGAACACGCCATACCGCGCGGCAGGCTGCGGGTGAATGCCAATGTTCCCTTCGGGCATCACTTCCTGCTGCCGTTGGTGCCTGAGTTTCTGGCACGCTACCCTGACGTGAAGCTGGATATCATGCTAACCGATGAGGTCATCGACATTCTGGAGGAACGTACCGATATTGCGGTGCGTGCAGGCCCACTCAAAAGCTCAAACCTGCTGGCTCGCAAACTGGGCCAGACGCAGATGATGATCGTCGGTGCGCCTGATTATCTGGCGCGCTATGGCACCCCGACTACGCCAGAAGATTTGCAACAGCACAATCGTCTGGGGGCCAATTATGTGCGTGCTCAGCCCGGCTGGCCGTTGCGCCATGCTAACGAGGAGATTGTGCTGCCCATCAGTGGCAATGCGCAAGTCAGCGACGGTGAGGCGCTGCATCGGCTGGCGTTGGCTGGGTTAGGATTGGCGCGTTTGGCCGCCTTTCAGGTGCGCGAGGATATTGCCGCTGGCCGGTTGTTACCGGTGCTTGAACATTGCAACCCAGGCGATATTGAAGAAATCCATGCTGTTTATGTCGGGCAGGGGGGCTATATGCCATTGCGTGTACGGGCTTTTCTGGATTTCTTTGCTGAAAGAGTTGATATCCGTATCAGAGATAAATAG
- a CDS encoding ABC transporter substrate-binding protein, with protein sequence MKPLFTSILTSVILLNVSTVFAADTSLASLEQAARAEGQLNSVGMPDSWANWKQTWSDLHTQYGIKHSDTDMSSAQEIAKFAAEKNDASADIGDVGASFGPIAVAKGVTLPYKPTTWAQIPDWAKDKDGHWALAYTGTIAFIIDKKQVPVSPTSWANLLKGNYKVTVGDVGTAAQAVNGVLAATYAMGGNEKNLKPGLDFFAELAKQGRLNLNDPNIAALEKGEIQLGIIWDFNALNYRDQIDRTRYDVLIPSDGSITSGYTTIINKYGKHPEAAKFAREYIFSDAGQINLARGYARPIRAEHIALPDDVKAKLLPASQYVNAHPIADPAAWEKSAKTLPRLWQEAVMMHIPQ encoded by the coding sequence ATGAAACCATTATTTACATCTATATTGACCAGCGTCATCCTGCTTAACGTATCCACCGTATTCGCTGCCGATACCTCGCTGGCTTCCCTTGAGCAAGCCGCCAGAGCGGAAGGCCAACTCAACAGCGTTGGCATGCCTGACTCATGGGCCAACTGGAAGCAGACCTGGTCAGATTTGCATACGCAGTATGGTATCAAGCACAGCGATACCGACATGAGTTCTGCTCAAGAAATAGCAAAATTTGCCGCCGAGAAAAACGATGCCAGCGCCGACATCGGTGACGTTGGGGCTTCTTTCGGCCCTATCGCTGTAGCGAAGGGGGTCACATTACCTTATAAACCCACAACGTGGGCACAGATCCCTGATTGGGCAAAAGATAAAGACGGCCACTGGGCATTGGCCTATACCGGTACGATTGCGTTTATCATTGATAAAAAACAGGTGCCTGTATCCCCTACAAGCTGGGCCAACCTGCTGAAAGGTAACTACAAAGTGACCGTGGGGGATGTTGGAACCGCCGCCCAAGCGGTAAATGGTGTGTTGGCCGCAACCTACGCCATGGGCGGCAATGAAAAAAACCTCAAGCCAGGTCTGGATTTCTTTGCAGAGTTGGCAAAACAGGGCCGTCTCAACCTGAACGATCCTAATATCGCTGCGCTTGAAAAAGGCGAAATCCAGTTGGGGATCATTTGGGATTTCAACGCACTGAACTACCGTGATCAGATTGACAGGACGCGTTATGACGTTCTGATCCCATCAGACGGTTCTATTACGTCTGGCTATACCACCATTATCAATAAATACGGCAAACATCCTGAAGCTGCCAAATTTGCCCGCGAATACATCTTCTCTGACGCAGGTCAGATCAACCTGGCACGTGGTTATGCCCGCCCGATTCGGGCCGAGCATATTGCGCTGCCTGATGATGTGAAAGCTAAACTTTTGCCCGCTAGCCAATATGTGAATGCTCATCCAATTGCCGACCCGGCGGCATGGGAAAAAAGCGCGAAAACCTTGCCGCGTCTCTGGCAGGAAGCCGTCATGATGCACATACCACAGTGA
- a CDS encoding SGNH/GDSL hydrolase family protein, translated as MLNHAKSFLTAVSKAILILGIAVLAIPAVAAAPSWVATWAASPQPVWGTDFLFPTNLPTVLHDQTVRQVARISLGGERFRIVLSNAYGNQPITVGKTTLAPTEKGSAIAADSLRTVTFAGRETATILPGASLFSDPVALPIPALTQVTVSFHLPNATPISTFHWDGRQTGWIVPGDQSTAPALKLKEGSVQSTTARPLLAGIQVETKQAARAIVVIGDSITDGATASLDQDHRWPDFLATRLAPHNVAVINAGISGARLLSDGMGANALARLDRDVLAQPGAQSVIVMLGINDISWPGTAFAPHSPRPTLDALTAGYRQLAEQVRARGLRVIGATLTPFEGALPGTPLDNYYQPAKDALRQQVNDWIRHSGAFDAVIDFDAVLRNPAHPARLAARFDSGDRLHPGDEGNRAMAEAVDLKALLPDLAASR; from the coding sequence ATGCTAAACCACGCCAAATCATTTTTAACCGCCGTATCCAAAGCGATACTGATTTTAGGCATAGCCGTGCTCGCCATCCCGGCGGTTGCTGCCGCGCCTTCCTGGGTAGCAACCTGGGCAGCCAGCCCACAGCCGGTATGGGGAACGGATTTCCTGTTTCCTACCAATCTCCCCACCGTGCTGCATGACCAAACGGTGCGCCAGGTAGCGCGCATCAGCCTGGGCGGTGAGCGCTTTCGTATCGTGCTGTCTAATGCCTACGGCAATCAGCCCATTACCGTAGGCAAAACGACGCTAGCACCAACAGAAAAGGGCAGTGCGATTGCTGCCGACAGCTTGCGCACCGTGACATTTGCTGGCCGGGAAACCGCCACCATTCTGCCCGGTGCCTCGTTGTTCAGCGATCCTGTGGCACTGCCGATCCCTGCACTGACGCAGGTGACCGTAAGCTTCCACCTGCCGAATGCCACACCCATCAGCACCTTCCATTGGGATGGCCGCCAAACGGGCTGGATTGTGCCAGGCGATCAGAGCACCGCTCCGGCCCTCAAGCTGAAAGAGGGTTCCGTGCAGAGTACCACCGCGCGCCCGCTGCTGGCGGGTATTCAGGTTGAAACCAAACAGGCAGCACGGGCAATTGTGGTGATCGGTGACTCTATTACCGATGGTGCCACCGCCAGCCTGGATCAGGATCACCGCTGGCCGGATTTTCTGGCCACCCGCCTAGCCCCGCATAACGTCGCCGTTATCAATGCGGGTATCTCTGGTGCTCGGCTGTTGTCCGACGGTATGGGTGCCAATGCGCTGGCGCGTTTGGATCGGGATGTCTTAGCGCAACCGGGAGCGCAAAGCGTGATTGTCATGCTGGGGATTAACGATATTTCCTGGCCGGGTACCGCTTTCGCTCCACACAGCCCCAGGCCCACACTGGATGCATTGACAGCGGGCTACCGCCAACTGGCCGAACAGGTGCGTGCTCGCGGCCTGCGAGTGATTGGTGCAACACTCACACCGTTTGAAGGGGCATTACCCGGCACACCGCTCGATAACTACTACCAACCCGCTAAAGACGCTCTACGCCAGCAGGTGAATGACTGGATACGCCACAGCGGCGCCTTTGACGCCGTCATCGACTTTGATGCCGTGTTGCGCAACCCTGCGCACCCCGCCCGCCTGGCCGCACGTTTCGACTCCGGTGACAGGCTGCATCCCGGCGATGAGGGTAACCGTGCAATGGCTGAGGCCGTTGATCTCAAAGCCTTGCTGCCTGATCTTGCGGCTTCCCGTTGA
- a CDS encoding esterase-like activity of phytase family protein — protein sequence MHLIPSRLALLATCFVFSTGLGAQQLAATLSGHAILPVKSSITAPQDAPIDLQQSGKYVSGQRVSELGSVAGKSAGRLTGIGLPISGQPRQGHSGIKHMPDGSYWVLTDNGFGSKANSPDAMLYLNHYRIDFKEGTVTPLSTLFLHDPDKRVPFHIINESTEKRYLTGSDFDPESFQFAGNALWIGDEFGPYLIKTDLNGKVLAVFETRVDGKVVKSPDNPTLNLPGAPDGKQNFQVARSKGFEGMAVAPDGSKLYPLLEGALWEGAQFENIAGRRYLRVLEFDVKQQTWTGRSWQYVLEDNQHAIGDFNMIDATHGLVIERDNGEGTADKACEAGMPTDNCFSQIAKFKRVYKIAFSDANVGKPVEKLAYIDLMNIQDPQHLARKPLNNGVLTFPFFTIENVDIVDDCHIVVGNDNNFPFSSSRQPNMADDNEFILLELPLCMNAL from the coding sequence ATGCATCTCATTCCATCTCGCCTGGCGCTGTTGGCTACTTGTTTTGTATTCAGCACTGGCCTGGGAGCACAGCAGTTAGCGGCAACACTGTCCGGACACGCTATTTTACCCGTAAAATCCAGCATAACAGCCCCGCAAGATGCTCCTATCGATCTACAACAGAGCGGTAAATACGTCAGTGGCCAACGCGTTAGCGAGCTGGGTAGTGTGGCGGGGAAATCAGCCGGTCGGCTAACCGGCATCGGGTTACCAATCAGTGGTCAGCCGCGTCAAGGGCACTCAGGGATCAAACATATGCCTGATGGCAGCTACTGGGTTCTGACCGACAACGGCTTTGGCAGTAAAGCCAATTCACCGGATGCCATGTTATATCTTAACCACTACCGTATTGATTTCAAAGAGGGAACGGTAACGCCGTTGAGCACATTATTCCTGCATGACCCAGACAAAAGGGTGCCGTTTCATATCATCAATGAAAGCACTGAAAAACGGTATCTGACGGGCAGCGATTTCGATCCTGAAAGTTTTCAGTTTGCCGGTAATGCCTTATGGATTGGTGATGAATTCGGCCCTTACCTGATCAAAACCGATCTGAATGGCAAAGTGTTGGCCGTATTTGAAACTCGTGTTGATGGCAAGGTGGTGAAATCACCCGATAACCCGACACTGAACTTACCGGGTGCGCCTGATGGTAAGCAGAACTTCCAGGTAGCACGTTCTAAAGGTTTTGAAGGAATGGCCGTGGCGCCGGATGGCAGTAAACTGTATCCGTTATTGGAAGGTGCCCTGTGGGAAGGAGCACAGTTTGAGAATATTGCGGGCAGGCGCTATTTACGCGTGTTGGAGTTTGATGTTAAGCAGCAGACCTGGACTGGCCGTAGTTGGCAGTATGTGCTGGAAGATAACCAGCATGCGATTGGCGATTTTAATATGATTGATGCCACTCATGGATTGGTGATCGAGCGTGATAATGGTGAAGGCACGGCCGATAAGGCTTGTGAGGCGGGAATGCCGACGGATAACTGTTTCAGTCAGATAGCAAAATTTAAACGAGTCTACAAAATTGCCTTTTCTGATGCCAATGTAGGTAAACCGGTAGAGAAATTGGCGTATATCGATTTGATGAATATTCAAGATCCGCAGCATCTGGCACGCAAACCGCTGAACAACGGTGTGCTAACCTTCCCATTCTTCACCATAGAGAATGTCGATATAGTGGATGATTGCCATATTGTTGTAGGCAACGACAATAATTTTCCATTCTCTTCCAGCCGCCAACCCAATATGGCGGACGATAACGAGTTTATTCTATTGGAACTGCCCCTCTGTATGAATGCGTTATGA